A segment of the Lolium perenne isolate Kyuss_39 chromosome 3, Kyuss_2.0, whole genome shotgun sequence genome:
AGAGTAAGTGCTCAACTTCCCTGAGTCATCCAGTTAGTTATGGACTATTAGTTGTCTTAGTTGCTATGGACTGTTAGTTGTATAAGTTGCTGAAGTAAGTGCTGAACTGCTGAACTACTTTTGATGCCTACCAGTGGGCATTATAATGCCTGTGATGCTTTTGTATGTAATGCCTGACATGCTTTTGTCTGTAATGCCTGACATGACATGCTATATCTGTGATGCCTGTGATGCATCTTACTGCTATGCCTGTGATGCATCTTACTGCTATATCTGTGATGCCTGTGATGCATCTTACTGCTATGCCTGTGATGCATCTTACTGCTATATCTATATATGTGATGCCTGTGATGCTTTTGTATGTCTGTGATGCATTGCCGGCACTTTTTAAGGAATGCCAGCGAAAGAAATTGCTGGCACTTACCTGTATGCCTGTAATGAGCATTGCCGGCACTTTTGAACATTTGCCACGAAAACAACTGGAGGCATATCGATAAAGTGCCGGTAATACTGAGCATTGCCGGCACTTTTGAAGATTTGCCACGAAAACATCTGGAGGCATATCGATAAAGTGCCGGTAATACTGAGCATTGCCGGCACTTTTGAAGATTTGTCACGAAAACAACTAGAGGCACTCGATAAAGTGCCGGTAAAAATAGGTATTACCGGCACATTTTGAAAAATGCCGAGAAATCTATGACAATTACTGGCACAGACCCAAAAAATGCCGGCAAAGATTACAAATGCAGGCACATTTGAGAAGTGCCGGCAAGAAAgtgccggcaattctagcacctgACGTAGTGGGAAATCAGGCGCCTTATACTTAATAAGTTTAAGTCGAGCGCTTGGAGATTCGTATTTTGTGCTTGTAGATTCGTGCTCTGACTTTTGTGCTGTTTGTGTGTGTTTGTGTTGTTGTTGGCCCGACGCGTAAGCGGGCTGACTTGTTTTTTGCGGGCTTTGTGAAGTGAGCTTGTGGTGACGGTTCTTATCTACAAGGCGTCTTTCTCTCTCCCATGGAACAGCTTACCGCGCATTTCAGTTGCGCGTGTGTTGCAAACAATATATTTCCAGTTGCATgtgagttgcaactgagattttggTTACACGTGAGTTGCAACTGATTTTACTTTTCCAATTGCATGAGCATTGCAACTCAGATTTTTCTAGTTGTGCATATGTTGCAACTAAAAATTTCCACATACATGTGGGTTGCAACAGAGAGCTTTTCCAGCTACGCCCGCGTCGTAACTAAGAATTATCACTTACTGTGGGTTGCAACTGATATTTTTCTTCCAATTGCATGAGTGTTACAACTGAGATTTTTCCAGTTGCACATATATTGCAACTAAGTATTTCCACGTACATGTGGGTTGCAATTGAGATTTTTCTAGCGTCGCAACTAAGAATTTCCACTTACATGTGGATTGCCAGTTACACGTCAATTGCTACTAAGATTTTTCTTATGCCTTAAATAGTTGCACAGATTATTTTTTCTAGTGAAAAATACGAACGCACAAAACTGGACACTAAAATTAAAGTAGTACATGGCTTAATAAGCTACTGATGTCAGTGACTTAGACTTATTAAGTCTCAGGTGATTGATCTCTAGACGCTCCCATTTTAATATGAGTTATGCAATGAAGGAAGCGTTTTCCTACCCTCTTCCCGCACAAATCTTCTGAATTTTCGAATTAATTCAAACTTTCTTGTGTCCCATGCAACATTTAGATGCAATCGAGTACACAGGCAGCTTCATACGCTGAAATTTTAAGGCATAACTATATAAAACTAAAGGACGAAATCTAATAGTCTTAGAGTCGATCTATAACTAATTTTGACCTAGAACTAgcagaaggaaaaaaaaaaaaaaggcttgagggcatctccagcggcgtgacgcaaacgaacgctgagcgaccgtttgtgtccgccgtgatcggaaatgcgtctgggacctgttccagcggggcgacgcaaagtgacgggccgtccgcagagacgcaaacctggcccaaatatgcgccaggtttgtgtCTCCGCGAacgctcggcggtcgctccgagtgtccgctcggtcctcgcgcgggcccgcctggcagcggcacaactgcttcgtcttccgcggcattacttccGGGCGGCGCGCTGCAACCTTTGCAGGGtcgcgttaatggcgtgcctcggcttccgcgagcgtgcgcagcgtcgatgcgtcttctccgccagtactggcaccgaggcgtcgcttcggcagtctgcggccgcgttaatggcgatgcctcgcgtggctcacggccgtcgcctacctctgcgcacgtagtaatggcgatgccacgcgtggcgcggccgtcgccctgcctccgcgctatatatacaggggcgcgagcatctcatctcctccccacaaaccctagccgccgctgccgtagcgccgcttcctctcaagcatatccaccatgagcagcgccagacgtggccaggctgccgcgcctccacctccaccttcacctcccactccacctcctccggcgtcgagctccgacgacgagttcgactccgaagacagcaccgacctcctccacccggtcagggacgccgcggCCCTGGCACTCGTGGcgcaggaagcagaggaggagctggcgggccacgcggtgttggacgccgagctggaacagcgcaggctggcggccgccgctgcagccgaggactccgactcggagatatcttggtcctccgatgaccctgatgcgccgacgccggaggagaaggcggcggagcagagggccatcgccgagtctttcgagacgctcaaggacgatgccgccaacgcgaggctggagcagtgcctgcaagaggacgcggcggcgcaccgagccatagcggccgtgcgggaggcggcggagaagcagggcGCAACGACGGAGCCGGCCCGtcaggaagcaagtagtctagacctatagatctactttgtatagtttttatgcatttttatgtACTACTACTATGTTGCAATTTAAAAAATGGGTCGCCCCGGTGGGAGCACactcagacgcaaacggacgagcggacaaaatatgtccgcggggcgacgcaaacggacgctcgcgatcacttttgggcgtccgaaatgcatcgcgccgctggagatgccctgaagATAAGGGGGCCCTCGCTGGGACTTTTCCCAAATCCAAACGATTGAAGAGATGAGCAATATGTGATAAAATAAAGTCACAAAACACAAAACACGTTCGTGTAATATACAGATGTACATATACAACATATGCATTAAAATCCTGTTGTACACGATGCAGTGTACAAGCCACACACATAGCTGCATACGGAAACACATCACTGGCTGACTGTCACACATAGAAACTACGTACTTGATCGATCTCTCGAACACGATGAAACAAACGAAGACGCGTCACTGGTAGTAGTTACTACTCGATCGATCGACCGCGCCAACACGCGCGCATGTCCAACGCAGCCGTATATGCATACGCGTGATCAGTTCCTGCTGTCGAGGCCGAACCTGCGGTCGACGAAATGGCCGACGGCGTGTAAAGCCGGACCAAAGaacccgccgctgccgccgccccgCCTCTGGTCATCGCCGTCGTTGTTCGTTGGCGCTCCGTACACGTGGACCTCCCTCGTGTTTATGTACATCGGCGTCCGCCCGGCGTCGTACCCTTCGCCGCCGTGGCCGTAGGAAGAATTGTtatacccgccgccgccgccgctgttgCCGTAGGGAGAGCTGTTATAACCTCCGTTGCCGTATGGAGAGTTGCTGTTgtagccgccgccgccgtaggGTGTAACAGTACCCCTCACGCTGTTGCCGCTTCTGTATGGGGTGCTTCCGCCGAAGCCGTTGTTAtacccgccgccgcccccgccgtAACCGCCGCCGTTGTAGCCGCCGCCTCTATTGCCGTCGCCGTAGCCTGGATAGTCCTCGTCGGCGGCCTTCTTGCCGCGCGATTTCTTCGGAGGAGATGTGGAGCGGTTCACGCCGGCGCCGGGCGTCGCTTCGCCGTACGCCTCGTCGGAGTCCGACAAGTGTGACCTGCTCTTCCACCACGACATCTTCTTTGGCTCTTTTTCCTGCTTTTGATATGCCCAGAATTCTATAAGATCCAGGAATCTAGCATCCATGGAGGTCGATACATATGCAGAAAACGGAAATTGATCGAGTAACATCAGTACACTAAGAAGATGAAGAAAATGTAAGTTCTATACCAAGATAACTAGCTGAAGAAAATTTAGATATTCATTCGTGTCTAGATATTTAGCAAGATCGGTACAGTAAAAAGTGACAAAAGGTGAAACGATaataataaaaatataaaaagaGGGTGTCTTTTTGGAGCATATACCACGGTGTCAGATAAGAGGATGCTAGACAGCTAGTTAGCCTTGCACTTCTGCTGCCCGGTATGTGTTCTTGTCTTCTTGAGGCCGCAGGCACGGTTCATATATAGAGGCGAAGTCACTGGGTCAAACCCAGCAGAGGTCATCGCTGTTCAATAGAAAATGAAGTGAGTTATTTTCTCGGATAACCTTGAAGCATGCAGTATGTCGATTGATTTTTCTACAGGTAGGCACATGTCTGCTTGCGCATACAAGCAGGGATCCGACGGAGCTAATGACATCCTGATGGATACGTATGCAGCTAGCTAAAGAGCATCATGCACATATTATGCACGATGTTTCTAATGTTGTACTTACTCCCTCTGTTTTATATTAGTTATCTCTAACTTTGTATAACTTTATACTAAATTAACGACAACTAATATGAATCAGTTGGAGTAGTTCATACTAAAAAAATGACTTCGGCCTTGGTTGATGTACACCGCAATCTTAATTTCAACATACGGAGTACTATTTCATATTATAAAGTATTAGAAGAAACCGAATCCAAGAAAGTCTTAATACAAATAGCATATCACACAAATGCATCACATTTTTTTCTTATTGTATTCCCACCAAGATTGGTTGAATACAACATGTGGGTACTATGTCCAAGCGGTTGCATCAAGGACCTGCCGATGCATCAAGGACATTGCAGTGAGGACCACGAACGGGTGGTGCATATTTGTACTTATCATACTTTCAAAAGATTTTACTTGACCATATATGTTTCTTACACGCCAATGTATATGAGGCTAGTGCTAAAGGATGTACTACACATACTCCTACATCAGGCGGGTGGAACTACTCGTATTCTTGAGTGTTCTCTTATGGGTATAGATCGTTAAATTTTAtaaatataattacatcattgaaACTATCTTGCGAAATTTTCAAATTCATACACAGATTATAGCTCGAAACTCGGAAAGGAAAATATAGTGATATATGAATTTGGCTCGATCGTTAGCTTTGTCAGCACTAGATCCGTCTTGCTTATTTCCGAATCAGGTAATGAAATCATATCTATTTTTTTACGACAAGATAAATACATGTTTCGTTGGTGTCATGATTTTCTAGAAAAGATGCGTGACTCATACAATGGTGAGTTTTTTCTAGCTTATTTAGGATGCACACTTGGGAGTACTGGATATAGTATCTTAGTGTGCCAGCATGGTGATTGTCTTAAGTATTGCGACTTGTTGCAATCAGTCGTCACTGAACTGTCTTATTATGTACACTACTCATCTTTATCCCATTAAGGCCATATTACCTGCCGGACGTGTTAACTAGCTAGAGTGCGTAATCAGGGAGTAGTAAACTATATATACCTTCTCACTATCTAGAGCCAGGATTTAAGAACCACTGACATCAAGGTCCGTCTATATCTAAATGGATTAAGATTGGGTGTACGTATGTCCCTTTAAGGAAACTCCAACTTACACTTCTTCACCATAGTTGCacctttttttttaaaaaaatacttACAATATTCACTGAATTGGCAATGGCCTCAAACATAAGAAAATCACAAAGGGGCTTATGATTAGCTGAACCGACTTGATTAAACACGCATGGGAACCTACATGAAACCACATCGAACATGTGCAATATGTGCTGTCACTCGCACCGATGCCTCATCCGATATCGAATTCAAATGTACATATTACACCACAACAAACTTTACAAGTGTCTAAATTAATACGTCCGAATTTATATAAATCTCCAACACACTTTATGGACGGATGaagtatatatagatcgatcggtATAGACGTGCCGGTAACAGCTTCAGCAACAAGCTTGAAACTGCCTATACGCAAGCAAAGATTTGTAGAGGTGAAATGAGGCATGTGCGCGTATGCTGTATGCATATGCAAAGACGACGACTAACCAACCaatccccgcacactacatgcgCTCAGTGCCGCGAGATACCGACCAGAGGGAAAGCTTTTCCAGGAATTTCGCCGCTCGAGAAAACTCAACGGCATGTACGTTTGGGCTCAGATTCACGGTATACCGGAGCTATACCGGAAGCTTGAAATCGTTGATGATCTTGCCCGCAAAATTGGGAAGGTAAAGGAAGTTCAGCTAGCCCCAAAACTGTTCTTTGAAGGCAACTATGTGCGTGTTCGGGTTCGAATTAACATTGAAAAGGCTCTGATGAGGTTTGTCTCTCTTACAATCCCGGAGGGAAAGAAGAGGCTAATGGTGAAATACGAGAAGCTACCATTTTTCTGCAAACGGTGTGGACTCCTTGGGCATGATCATGAGGAGTGTGGTGATGGCGTATGGGAAGAAAAACAGCTGCAGTGgggctcttggatgttggctactCGACGTGCAAACCAGCCGAACCCAGATCCTCGTCGTTTTACACCGAACGCTCCATCTCGTGGAGGTTTTTCTGGTAGGGGAGGAGCGACTACTGGCTTTGCCAGGAAACGGTCTTCTGAAGAGGCCTCTCTTGATGATACTACTGATCTGACTGATACAGGTTCCAGCCCTATGAAGACCATACCTTCTGATTTGGAAACCGAGGAAAAGACAGTAGGGAAGGAAGCCACTGCCGGTATTAGTAGGAAGCTGGATATGAATTCAgttgaaatcactatggaagatgGAACTAAGGAGTCTGGTATGCGAAATACAGACACGCTACAGTCCGAGACAGCGCCTCCACCACCCCCTGTATATGTCGACCCTCGTGATCGAGCGAAGATGAGGAAGACGGGAGAACTCACAAATAATTTGGCAACATCGGCGGCCTCCGTGGAGGAGGACCGCCGGGCCCAATGACGACATTATGCTGGAACGGTCGCGGAGTGGGGCAACCTGCGACCGTTCAAGAACTCGTCTGTCTCGTACAGACGTACAAGCCATGTCTAGTCTTTCTCTGCGAGACCAGACAAAGTAAGGAGCGAGTGGAGAATTTACGTTTCAGAATCGGAATGAAAGAATGTTTTCAGGTGAAGGGGACTGGGAAAGGAGGCGGCATAGCACTTTACTGGACGGAGGACGTTATTGTTGATCTCCTTTCTTT
Coding sequences within it:
- the LOC127345333 gene encoding uncharacterized protein → MSWWKSRSHLSDSDEAYGEATPGAGVNRSTSPPKKSRGKKAADEDYPGYGDGNRGGGYNGGGYGGGGGGYNNGFGGSTPYRSGNSVRGTVTPYGGGGYNSNSPYGNGGYNSSPYGNSGGGGGYNNSSYGHGGEGYDAGRTPMYINTREVHVYGAPTNNDGDDQRRGGGSGGFFGPALHAVGHFVDRRFGLDSRN